From Calothrix sp. PCC 6303, a single genomic window includes:
- a CDS encoding Spy/CpxP family protein refolding chaperone — protein sequence MNLKALSLAAGLVALTLTSTSFTANAQNDVNAPHLQGQMQSKEWKKGAKFEKLGLTEAQRNQISEINKQGRSEIINNVLTSEQRAQLESLNPSDKKGRGFKQLNLTDAQKNQIKQIMESKKQQINGILTPEQRQKLEEMKQNRRSNRRPSANQTSNS from the coding sequence ATGAATCTCAAAGCTTTATCACTTGCCGCTGGTCTTGTTGCCCTAACTTTAACTAGTACTTCCTTTACAGCAAATGCTCAAAATGATGTGAATGCACCGCATCTTCAAGGGCAAATGCAGAGTAAAGAGTGGAAAAAAGGTGCTAAATTTGAAAAACTCGGATTGACAGAAGCACAGCGCAATCAAATATCTGAAATTAATAAACAGGGTCGTTCGGAAATTATTAATAATGTTCTTACTTCCGAACAACGCGCTCAATTAGAAAGTTTAAATCCATCTGATAAAAAAGGTAGAGGGTTCAAACAACTGAATTTAACTGATGCCCAAAAGAACCAAATCAAGCAAATTATGGAGTCCAAGAAACAGCAGATAAATGGTATTTTGACACCCGAACAAAGACAAAAATTAGAAGAGATGAAACAAAATAGACGTAGTAATCGTCGTCCATCTGCAAATCAGACATCTAATTCCTAA